A single window of Syntrophus aciditrophicus SB DNA harbors:
- a CDS encoding FAD-binding oxidoreductase, with protein MENITQELAEIVGKTYVSWQAEERWFYGRDSGLMPAHQPDYVVLPRTVEEIQAIVRFAGREDIPVVPMGAGMSLSGLVIPQKGGIVVDMKRMDRILKVNETARYAVVEGGTSTGALHAHLNRYYPRLRFSIPDSPATTTIAANVMIHGQGRLTQQYGFNSDMVSGLEVVLPSGELCRIGSCALSDDWFSKGPPLPDLSGLFLGWFGATGILTKVGLKLYPRKKMRDVEIFITDSPDFVPGILYEITHTEMAEDINIFAQPLPLIFKDNHHIVVYFTGEDLEELDFKKKKIFHALDGFIRNKDGGFMTIGEGMRKTLLDMPQRSATTFADVTRGGGFEYSGPIIPIDRYPQCSRKLDELAVKYDLKYHATARVIGRGHAMMFAFSFTFNRADVDMMERTRKALHEASEYALSIGGLFWKPTLDEQRIALAKMDPQTAKLMKMIKENLDPQGIMNPGNWEVAE; from the coding sequence ATGGAAAACATCACGCAAGAACTTGCTGAAATCGTCGGAAAGACTTATGTTTCCTGGCAGGCGGAAGAGCGCTGGTTCTATGGAAGAGACTCGGGGCTGATGCCCGCCCATCAGCCGGATTATGTCGTTCTTCCCCGAACCGTCGAGGAAATTCAGGCGATTGTCAGATTCGCCGGCCGGGAAGACATCCCCGTGGTTCCCATGGGAGCCGGGATGTCCCTGAGCGGTCTTGTCATTCCGCAGAAGGGCGGCATCGTCGTCGACATGAAGCGCATGGACAGAATCCTGAAAGTCAACGAAACCGCCCGGTATGCCGTTGTCGAAGGCGGAACATCCACCGGGGCGCTTCACGCCCATCTGAATCGATATTATCCCCGTCTGCGGTTCAGCATCCCGGACTCGCCCGCAACGACCACCATTGCCGCCAATGTCATGATCCACGGCCAGGGGCGGTTGACCCAGCAGTACGGCTTCAACTCCGACATGGTTTCCGGCCTGGAGGTCGTCCTTCCTTCGGGAGAGCTCTGCCGGATCGGTTCCTGCGCCCTGTCCGACGACTGGTTTTCCAAGGGTCCTCCCCTGCCCGATCTCTCCGGCCTTTTCCTCGGCTGGTTCGGCGCGACGGGAATTCTCACCAAGGTGGGCCTCAAGCTTTATCCACGGAAAAAAATGCGGGATGTGGAAATCTTCATCACCGACAGCCCTGACTTCGTTCCCGGGATCCTCTACGAGATCACCCATACGGAGATGGCGGAGGACATCAACATCTTCGCCCAACCCCTGCCCCTTATATTCAAAGACAATCACCACATCGTCGTCTACTTTACCGGAGAGGATCTTGAAGAGCTGGATTTCAAAAAGAAGAAAATTTTCCATGCCCTTGACGGATTCATTCGCAACAAGGACGGCGGGTTTATGACCATCGGCGAAGGGATGAGGAAAACCCTCCTGGACATGCCCCAGCGCAGCGCCACGACATTCGCGGACGTAACCAGGGGGGGCGGTTTCGAATACTCCGGACCGATCATTCCCATCGACCGCTACCCCCAGTGTTCCCGGAAGCTCGATGAACTTGCGGTAAAGTATGATCTCAAGTATCACGCGACGGCCAGGGTCATCGGCAGAGGACACGCCATGATGTTCGCCTTTTCCTTTACATTCAACCGGGCGGACGTGGACATGATGGAGCGGACGCGGAAGGCGCTCCATGAAGCGAGCGAATATGCCCTTTCCATCGGCGGCCTTTTCTGGAAACCGACGCTGGATGAACAGCGGATCGCCCTGGCGAAGATGGACCCGCAAACCGCAAAACTCATGAAGATGATCAAGGAGAATCTGGACCCGCAGGGGATCATGAATCCCGGAAACTGGGAGGTTGCTGAATGA
- a CDS encoding (Fe-S)-binding protein: protein MKYADIAHRCFRCGYCKFTSDYENFNCPSYRKYRFDTFAPGGRMWLIRAWLTGEIENSERFQEILYSCATCGSCVEHCAFTFREDLVNIFIAAREEMVNSGRIPPAVRDYFKAISIHGNPYNLPAAERAAWAENLPVESYNGQEYLFYVGCVGSYDERGRKMAQAVSRLLSKAGVSFGILGEQEPCDGNEVRVLGEAGLFQFLAEINIALFRERGVKKIITLDPHAFNAFTKDYPEFGGDIEVRHYSQVLVDLIESGKLKPKAFAAKATFHDACYLGRHGGEYKAPRKILRAIPGIELVEMDQNRENALCCGGGGGNFFTDILGGDADSPNRIRVRQARETGAELLIVSCPQCAKMLEDAIKAEGLENCLTVMDAGELLDASIHED from the coding sequence ATGAAATACGCCGATATCGCCCATCGCTGTTTTCGCTGCGGCTACTGCAAATTCACCAGCGACTACGAAAATTTCAACTGTCCCTCCTACCGGAAATACCGTTTCGACACCTTTGCCCCGGGGGGCCGGATGTGGCTGATCCGCGCCTGGCTCACTGGAGAGATCGAAAACAGCGAACGGTTTCAGGAAATTCTCTATTCCTGCGCCACCTGTGGAAGCTGTGTCGAACACTGCGCCTTTACCTTCCGGGAGGATCTGGTCAACATCTTTATCGCCGCCCGGGAAGAAATGGTCAACAGCGGACGGATTCCACCGGCTGTCAGAGATTACTTCAAGGCCATCTCCATCCACGGCAACCCTTACAATCTGCCGGCAGCGGAACGGGCCGCCTGGGCGGAAAATCTGCCCGTCGAAAGTTACAACGGTCAGGAATACCTATTCTATGTCGGTTGTGTCGGGTCCTATGATGAACGGGGGAGAAAGATGGCGCAGGCGGTGAGCCGGTTGCTCTCGAAAGCCGGCGTTTCCTTCGGAATCCTGGGAGAACAGGAACCCTGCGACGGCAACGAGGTGCGGGTCCTGGGCGAGGCCGGTCTGTTTCAATTTCTCGCGGAAATCAACATCGCCCTTTTCCGGGAAAGAGGAGTAAAAAAAATCATCACTCTGGATCCTCACGCCTTCAATGCCTTTACAAAGGATTATCCGGAATTCGGCGGAGACATTGAGGTCCGGCATTATTCCCAGGTGCTCGTGGACCTGATCGAATCCGGGAAACTGAAGCCGAAAGCGTTTGCCGCCAAAGCAACCTTTCATGATGCCTGCTACCTGGGAAGGCACGGGGGAGAATACAAAGCCCCCAGGAAAATTCTTCGGGCGATTCCCGGAATCGAGCTGGTGGAAATGGATCAGAATCGTGAAAATGCCCTGTGCTGCGGCGGCGGTGGGGGGAATTTCTTCACGGACATCCTGGGCGGAGATGCGGACAGTCCGAATCGGATCCGGGTCCGGCAAGCCCGGGAAACGGGCGCGGAGCTTCTGATCGTCTCCTGCCCCCAGTGCGCCAAAATGCTGGAGGATGCCATCAAGGCGGAAGGATTGGAAAATTGCCTGACCGTGATGGATGCGGGAGAACTTCTCGATGCCTCTATTCACGAAGATTAA
- a CDS encoding pyridoxal phosphate-dependent aminotransferase: protein MSHITEKGGGTFQGIKLLLCENPLPPIDQAIAAARSELPRSNYYTEPYSAPLRSLISEQLGISERLIHINAGSELILRQLFDRFGQQVHLLTPTYVLFPEIARHYTETRLSPEKDFAYDLADVVIPEGTTLTVIVNPNNPNGGVFDMASLPELLSRHPKTMFLIDEAFIGLAGKSVTHLVPKYPNLLVTRTLSKAHSLAGFRVGYGIFPEAVADDLNNRNDAYPLARPSQAAAIATLQNEERIQERASQLRLWTEELAVQLRTLGVRTFPTETYFFLADFSPHDASRIADQLRSRNILIKPLNDPVLGPGYMRITTALPEDNRRFIDALREVMSGA, encoded by the coding sequence ATGAGCCACATAACAGAAAAAGGCGGGGGAACGTTCCAAGGCATCAAACTCCTCCTTTGCGAAAACCCGTTGCCGCCGATTGACCAAGCCATCGCGGCAGCCCGGTCCGAGTTGCCGCGAAGCAATTACTACACGGAACCTTATTCAGCACCTTTGCGCTCGCTCATCAGCGAACAGCTCGGCATTTCAGAACGACTCATTCACATTAATGCCGGCTCCGAGCTCATCCTCCGACAGCTCTTTGACCGTTTCGGTCAGCAGGTCCACCTGCTGACTCCGACCTATGTCCTCTTCCCCGAAATCGCGCGGCATTATACAGAAACACGACTTTCTCCTGAAAAAGATTTCGCATATGACCTGGCCGACGTAGTGATTCCCGAGGGAACCACACTAACCGTTATCGTAAATCCAAACAACCCCAATGGGGGCGTTTTCGACATGGCCTCCTTGCCCGAGCTGTTAAGCCGCCACCCGAAGACAATGTTCCTTATTGACGAGGCGTTCATCGGCCTGGCCGGAAAATCCGTCACGCACCTGGTTCCGAAGTATCCCAATCTGCTTGTCACCCGCACCCTCTCCAAGGCGCACAGTCTTGCAGGTTTCCGAGTAGGTTACGGCATATTTCCCGAGGCTGTCGCCGATGACTTGAACAACCGTAACGATGCCTATCCGCTTGCCCGCCCCAGCCAGGCGGCAGCCATAGCCACACTCCAAAATGAAGAACGCATTCAGGAACGGGCTTCCCAGTTGCGCCTCTGGACAGAGGAACTCGCCGTACAATTGCGAACCCTGGGCGTGCGCACTTTTCCGACTGAAACCTATTTCTTTCTGGCGGACTTCTCACCTCATGACGCATCCAGGATTGCCGATCAGCTTCGCAGCCGCAACATCCTGATTAAGCCGCTTAACGATCCTGTACTCGGTCCGGGATATATGCGCATTACCACGGCGCTGCCGGAAGACAACCGCCGGTTCATAGATGCTTTGCGCGAGGTCATGTCCGGTGCCTAA
- a CDS encoding class I SAM-dependent methyltransferase, with product MPKIVPFETHHRRYEAWFEKHEAVYISELLALRPFVPWKGRGIEIGVGSGRFAAPLGVPLGLDPSPAMLAYAASRGIETVEGVAENLPFAADTFDYALLVTTICFVDSPMEALAEAHRILKPGGRLTIGFIDRESFLGQEYLVHQNESVFYREATFYSADEVGLFLAKTGFLIDDWGQTLARPLHKICKIEPLRTGHGQCAFVVAAATKVD from the coding sequence GTGCCTAAAATCGTTCCTTTCGAGACTCACCATCGGCGCTATGAAGCGTGGTTTGAAAAGCATGAGGCCGTTTACATCTCCGAGCTGCTTGCCTTGCGCCCTTTCGTTCCCTGGAAAGGCAGGGGGATCGAGATCGGCGTCGGCAGCGGCCGCTTCGCCGCCCCTCTGGGTGTGCCGCTGGGTCTGGACCCCTCCCCGGCAATGCTGGCATATGCCGCATCACGCGGTATCGAGACCGTGGAAGGCGTTGCCGAGAACCTGCCTTTCGCAGCAGATACCTTTGATTACGCCTTGCTGGTGACGACCATCTGCTTCGTCGATTCCCCAATGGAGGCGCTCGCGGAGGCTCATCGAATACTCAAGCCGGGCGGCCGCCTGACAATCGGTTTCATTGACCGGGAGAGCTTCCTGGGACAGGAATACCTGGTTCACCAGAACGAAAGCGTCTTTTACCGCGAGGCCACGTTTTATTCTGCGGATGAGGTGGGGCTTTTTCTTGCAAAAACCGGTTTTTTGATTGACGACTGGGGTCAGACACTCGCACGCCCTCTCCACAAGATTTGCAAGATCGAACCTCTCCGGACAGGGCACGGCCAATGTGCCTTTGTGGTTGCAGCAGCAACGAAAGTGGATTAA
- a CDS encoding ZIP family metal transporter, producing the protein MNTLLWIIVGGLLMSAIAMIGGISVILPPAVLQRFLLPMVALAAGTLLGGAFFHMVPEGIKTLVPLDAAVWLVAGFTTFLLVEQFLHWHHSHDSAATDYEPMTYLVLLGDALHNFLGGIGIASTFLMDPKAGITAWFAAAAHEVPQELGDFAILVHGGWNRWRALLWNVISALTFPLGALLAYLFSQRFSVSGLVLFGAGNFLYIAASDLVPEIKAHPSLRVAALHFGCFALGLISMLVLAYGFHK; encoded by the coding sequence ATGAACACTCTTCTCTGGATTATTGTCGGCGGTCTGCTGATGAGCGCCATTGCCATGATCGGCGGCATCTCTGTTATCTTGCCGCCTGCAGTGCTGCAGCGATTTCTTCTGCCCATGGTTGCACTTGCCGCGGGAACGCTGCTGGGCGGCGCCTTCTTCCACATGGTTCCCGAAGGGATAAAGACATTAGTCCCCCTTGATGCGGCGGTATGGCTCGTTGCAGGCTTTACGACGTTCCTTCTCGTGGAACAGTTTCTCCACTGGCATCACTCGCATGACAGTGCGGCCACTGATTATGAGCCCATGACGTATCTGGTTCTCCTCGGGGATGCCTTGCACAACTTTCTCGGCGGAATCGGGATCGCCAGCACGTTTCTCATGGATCCCAAAGCCGGGATTACTGCATGGTTTGCAGCCGCCGCTCATGAGGTACCTCAGGAACTCGGTGATTTCGCCATATTGGTGCATGGCGGCTGGAACCGATGGCGGGCGCTGCTCTGGAACGTGATTTCCGCATTGACCTTCCCTCTGGGAGCTCTGCTTGCCTACCTGTTCTCTCAGCGCTTTTCGGTAAGCGGACTGGTTTTATTCGGAGCCGGAAACTTCCTTTACATAGCAGCCTCAGATCTTGTCCCGGAAATCAAGGCACATCCCAGTCTGCGCGTTGCAGCCCTTCATTTCGGCTGTTTCGCCCTGGGCCTGATCTCCATGCTGGTCCTGGCGTATGGTTTTCACAAATGA
- a CDS encoding P-loop NTPase has translation MIDEQKVREVLKLILDPELKKSLLDLGMIRDVCVKKDRVSLTLALTTVKCPKKDAIVAEIKRVLMALPGIAGVDVELTTLNREELHSLFPKHPLVGLDKVRHVLAVASGKGGVGKTTIAVNVALALARKGNRVGLLDADVYGPSIPIMLAIDDSPEWENQMILPIEKFGLRIMSLGMLTAEGQSIVWRGPLVSRAIKQLLGEVMWGDLDYLGLWISLLEPEILPSRSLNPFPPLPSLW, from the coding sequence ATGATCGATGAGCAGAAGGTTCGAGAGGTCCTCAAACTCATCCTGGATCCCGAGCTGAAAAAGAGTCTGCTGGACCTGGGAATGATTCGGGATGTCTGCGTGAAAAAGGATCGGGTCAGCCTGACCCTTGCCCTTACCACGGTGAAGTGCCCTAAAAAAGATGCCATCGTGGCTGAGATCAAGCGCGTGCTTATGGCCTTGCCCGGGATCGCCGGGGTCGATGTCGAGTTGACGACGCTGAACCGGGAAGAACTGCATTCATTGTTCCCGAAACATCCTCTGGTCGGCCTGGACAAAGTGCGCCATGTCCTGGCTGTTGCCAGCGGCAAAGGCGGGGTGGGAAAAACAACTATCGCCGTAAATGTCGCCCTGGCCCTGGCTCGAAAGGGCAACCGGGTCGGCCTGCTCGATGCGGATGTTTATGGCCCAAGCATTCCGATCATGCTGGCCATCGATGATTCCCCTGAATGGGAAAATCAGATGATTCTTCCTATTGAAAAGTTCGGACTCAGGATTATGTCATTGGGCATGCTCACCGCAGAGGGCCAGTCCATTGTCTGGCGCGGCCCTCTGGTTTCCAGGGCCATCAAGCAATTGCTGGGCGAGGTTATGTGGGGCGATCTGGATTATCTGGGTTTGTGGATCTCCCTCCTGGAACCGGAGATCCTTCCATCACGATCGCTCAATCCATTCCCACCGCTGCCGTCCTTATGGTGA
- a CDS encoding P-loop NTPase, whose protein sequence is MDLPPGTGDPSITIAQSIPTAAVLMVTTPQEVALADVRRAINLFKKFEINMIGLVENMSYFFDRRSEKPIEIFGRGGGEKLSREFGLPLLARLPLDPDIGRSGDSGVPLMISSPNSEAGRIFQVIAEKVLSSI, encoded by the coding sequence GTGGATCTCCCTCCTGGAACCGGAGATCCTTCCATCACGATCGCTCAATCCATTCCCACCGCTGCCGTCCTTATGGTGACAACGCCACAGGAAGTCGCCCTGGCCGATGTCCGCAGGGCCATTAATTTGTTCAAAAAATTCGAGATAAACATGATCGGCCTTGTGGAAAACATGTCTTATTTCTTCGACAGGCGCTCCGAAAAACCGATTGAGATTTTCGGCCGGGGCGGGGGTGAAAAATTAAGCAGGGAATTCGGGCTTCCTTTGCTTGCCCGGCTTCCTCTCGATCCGGATATCGGGAGAAGCGGAGACTCCGGTGTGCCTCTGATGATTTCGTCTCCGAATTCCGAAGCGGGCCGCATCTTTCAGGTCATTGCGGAAAAAGTCCTTTCTTCGATCTGA
- the wtpA gene encoding tungstate ABC transporter substrate-binding protein WtpA, whose product MEKSFVKRVFAFFLILAAFAFLSLPQAFAEPKGTVVMFHAGSLTMPFEAMEKEFEARYPGVDLQREASGSQAAARKVTDLNKPCDIMASADFKVIDKLLIPKHADWNIRFATNELVLCYTDKSKFAKEVNAKNWYNILQRKGVVWGHSDPNLDPCGYRALMVLQLAEKYYKKPGLYEKILANRPVENIRPKSVELVSLLQTGNMDYAWEYRSVAVQHNLKYVSLPDKINLGNYKEDPYYSQAVVKVTGKKPGEYMEMKGASTTYGITLIKNAPNQEAAVAFLEYMLNPKGGLKILKDQGQPPFIPCRVPTQKMKSTLPEKLQKLVEVKD is encoded by the coding sequence ATGGAAAAATCATTTGTTAAACGGGTTTTTGCGTTTTTTCTGATCCTGGCTGCTTTCGCGTTCCTTTCACTGCCCCAGGCCTTTGCCGAACCGAAAGGAACCGTTGTCATGTTTCACGCGGGAAGCCTGACCATGCCCTTCGAAGCCATGGAGAAGGAATTCGAGGCCAGATATCCCGGCGTGGACCTCCAGCGCGAGGCCAGTGGCAGTCAGGCGGCGGCCAGGAAGGTGACCGACCTGAACAAACCGTGCGATATCATGGCATCCGCTGACTTCAAGGTCATTGACAAGCTTCTGATCCCCAAGCATGCCGACTGGAATATCCGTTTTGCCACCAACGAGCTCGTTCTCTGCTACACAGACAAGAGCAAATTCGCGAAGGAAGTGAATGCAAAGAACTGGTACAACATCCTGCAGAGGAAAGGCGTGGTCTGGGGTCACTCCGATCCGAATCTCGATCCCTGCGGATACCGGGCCCTGATGGTGCTCCAGCTGGCCGAAAAATATTACAAGAAACCGGGTTTGTACGAAAAAATTCTCGCGAATCGGCCTGTGGAGAATATCCGGCCCAAGTCGGTTGAACTGGTATCCCTGCTCCAGACTGGGAACATGGACTATGCTTGGGAATATCGTTCCGTTGCCGTTCAGCATAACCTCAAATATGTTTCGCTTCCGGACAAGATCAATCTGGGAAATTACAAGGAAGACCCGTACTATTCCCAGGCCGTTGTCAAAGTGACAGGGAAAAAACCGGGCGAATATATGGAAATGAAGGGAGCGTCGACCACCTACGGGATCACGCTGATCAAGAATGCCCCGAACCAGGAGGCGGCGGTTGCCTTTCTCGAATATATGCTCAACCCCAAAGGCGGATTGAAAATTCTGAAAGACCAGGGACAGCCGCCCTTCATTCCCTGCCGGGTGCCCACCCAGAAGATGAAATCCACACTGCCGGAAAAGCTGCAGAAGCTGGTAGAGGTAAAGGATTGA
- a CDS encoding ABC transporter permease, with amino-acid sequence MVRKGPFYWVSISCGIMVLAFILLPLVELLTAPSGTMLKETLRDKNVIRSIWLSIYTAMSAAGISFIVGTPLAYVLARSQFRGKHFIESIIDLPIVIPHPVVGIAILSVAGRNHWLGHFMQELGIRIMGSTTGIITVLTFVGMPFYINALKSGFEAISPRLENVSRSLGASMWSTFIRITFPLAWRSVLVGLIMCCARSISEFGAVVVVAYHPMIAPVLIYERYEGYGLQYSQPVAVWLVLVCLSLFLVLRVLALPQKKAS; translated from the coding sequence ATGGTGAGGAAGGGACCGTTCTATTGGGTTTCGATTTCGTGCGGCATCATGGTGCTCGCCTTTATTCTCCTGCCGCTCGTCGAACTGCTGACGGCCCCTTCCGGAACCATGCTCAAGGAAACGCTCCGGGACAAGAATGTCATACGCTCCATCTGGCTGAGCATCTATACGGCCATGTCGGCAGCCGGGATATCTTTTATCGTCGGAACGCCGCTGGCCTATGTGCTCGCCCGATCACAATTCAGGGGTAAACATTTCATCGAAAGCATCATCGATCTGCCTATCGTCATTCCCCATCCCGTGGTCGGTATTGCGATTCTGAGTGTGGCGGGAAGGAACCACTGGCTTGGCCATTTCATGCAGGAACTCGGAATCAGGATCATGGGCAGTACGACAGGCATCATAACCGTTCTCACCTTTGTGGGCATGCCCTTCTACATCAACGCCCTCAAATCCGGCTTCGAGGCCATCTCCCCCAGACTGGAAAACGTTTCCCGGAGCCTCGGCGCCTCCATGTGGAGCACCTTTATCCGAATTACCTTCCCCCTTGCATGGCGGAGTGTTCTGGTGGGACTGATCATGTGCTGCGCACGATCCATCAGCGAGTTCGGAGCCGTCGTTGTGGTAGCCTATCATCCCATGATCGCTCCGGTGCTCATCTACGAACGGTACGAGGGATACGGACTCCAGTACTCTCAACCTGTAGCGGTGTGGCTTGTTCTCGTATGCCTTTCGCTGTTCCTTGTCCTCAGAGTGCTCGCTCTTCCGCAGAAAAAGGCATCATGA
- a CDS encoding ABC transporter ATP-binding protein yields MIDIKGLKVHLGEFRLKDIDLSIDEGEFFVLMGPTGAGKTVLLEAIAGLVPIIDGSIAIGGCDVSRLPPEQRGVGIMYQDYALFPHLTITRNITYGLRYQKRKGTSEKLLRQLVDDLGIGHLLRRYPETLSGGELQRVALARALMVEPRVILLDEPLSALDQNFREEIRLLLKQIHRGSRITFFMVTHDFSEALTLATKAAIMNNGAIVQTGTIRDIFQKPSSSFVANFVGMKNVFPTEFNGSTAIIDTLAIEVPPPNTNSTGHIAIRPEDIVISLKPLESSMRNSFTGIVSGIIDQGFLYEVHVRVHDVVFKSLVTKGSAIDLELDVDKDVYISFKSSAVHIF; encoded by the coding sequence ATGATCGACATCAAAGGACTTAAAGTACACCTTGGCGAATTCCGCCTGAAAGACATCGATCTCTCCATAGATGAGGGGGAATTTTTCGTGCTCATGGGCCCCACCGGCGCCGGAAAAACCGTCCTGCTGGAAGCCATTGCCGGACTCGTACCCATCATCGACGGATCTATCGCCATCGGCGGCTGTGACGTGAGCCGCTTGCCTCCGGAGCAAAGGGGCGTCGGCATCATGTATCAGGATTATGCCCTGTTTCCCCATCTGACCATCACGCGCAACATTACTTACGGGCTGCGCTATCAAAAACGCAAAGGAACTTCGGAGAAACTGCTCAGGCAGCTCGTGGATGACCTCGGCATCGGCCACCTGCTCCGCCGCTATCCGGAAACTCTCAGCGGCGGCGAGTTGCAGAGGGTTGCACTGGCGCGTGCCCTCATGGTGGAGCCTCGGGTCATCCTGCTGGATGAACCTCTTTCAGCCCTTGACCAGAACTTCAGGGAGGAAATCAGGCTGCTGCTCAAACAGATTCACCGGGGTTCACGAATCACGTTTTTCATGGTGACGCACGACTTTTCAGAAGCGCTGACTCTCGCTACCAAGGCAGCAATAATGAATAACGGCGCCATTGTTCAGACCGGAACAATCCGGGATATTTTCCAGAAACCTTCATCCTCTTTTGTGGCCAACTTCGTGGGCATGAAGAACGTCTTTCCAACAGAGTTCAATGGATCGACAGCCATAATTGACACGCTCGCTATAGAAGTTCCTCCTCCAAACACCAATTCCACGGGGCACATAGCCATCAGGCCCGAAGACATCGTAATCAGCCTGAAGCCGCTGGAGTCGAGCATGCGCAATTCTTTTACCGGCATTGTAAGCGGTATCATCGACCAGGGTTTCCTCTACGAGGTGCATGTCCGCGTCCATGACGTGGTTTTCAAGTCGCTCGTCACCAAGGGCTCGGCGATTGACCTGGAGCTGGATGTCGACAAGGATGTATACATTTCATTCAAGTCGTCCGCCGTTCATATCTTCTGA